One region of Mycolicibacterium rhodesiae NBB3 genomic DNA includes:
- a CDS encoding LysE family translocator, which yields MQVHHLIDVMPAFLLACVILAALPGPATALFLHRSVRDGRAAGLAAVVGNEIGIFGWTIAGGAGLSMLLMANRALSVALHVVGAVVLIWLGISAWRHAKTPADVELPLPPRGRTPASAFRASLLSIAANPKAAAFGIVVVPQFLPSTGPVLPTLFVLAVIQLVLDTTWCAGVVLAADRARDVLGRTYIRRRVERVFGAALIGLGVGLAADAR from the coding sequence ATGCAGGTACACCATCTGATCGACGTCATGCCGGCGTTTCTGCTCGCGTGTGTGATTCTGGCCGCGCTACCCGGTCCGGCCACCGCGCTGTTCCTGCACCGCTCGGTTCGGGATGGCCGCGCGGCCGGGCTGGCCGCCGTGGTCGGCAACGAAATCGGGATCTTCGGCTGGACCATCGCCGGCGGCGCCGGGCTGTCGATGCTGCTGATGGCCAATCGCGCGCTGTCGGTGGCGTTGCATGTCGTCGGCGCCGTCGTCTTGATCTGGCTCGGGATCAGCGCATGGCGCCATGCGAAGACCCCCGCCGATGTGGAGTTGCCGCTGCCGCCCCGCGGCAGGACCCCGGCCTCGGCGTTTCGCGCGTCGCTGCTCTCGATCGCCGCCAACCCGAAGGCGGCCGCGTTCGGGATCGTCGTCGTTCCGCAGTTCCTGCCGTCCACCGGTCCGGTGTTGCCGACCTTGTTCGTGCTGGCCGTCATTCAACTGGTGCTCGACACCACCTGGTGCGCGGGCGTGGTACTCGCCGCCGACCGGGCGCGAGATGTGTTGGGGCGAACCTATATTCGTCGCCGTGTCGAACGGGTCTTCGGCGCCGCGTTGATCGGTTTGGGCGTCGGACTGGCCGCCGACGCGCGCTAG
- a CDS encoding PrsW family intramembrane metalloprotease, with product MAYAGPPQQSWPVRPPFQRKVREVGAPLGVLILLGIIAGLIVIALTALNPVGASIGFVLSGLAIAVVVLAYIWLDRWEPEPTRLLVFAFLWGASVAVVMSVIIGLFLDALIAAEGSEESSWISIAVGAPIIEEAAKGAFLLLMMTGRRRNELNSLTDCLVYAGLVGAGFAWLEDILYIAGGESLGDSLLTAAIRLIMGPFAHSLFTTMFGIGVWFALQNRNAIAKAGCILLGYVGAVIMHGLWNGSSVIGPETYFAVYFFWMVPVFVFAIVLGVRSRRREQRIVAEKLPGMVAARLVTPSEATWLNSIRNRKLAIGHVTRTAGKPAGKAVKAFAAQVVALAFVRDRIDRGFGDERVYAMQTEEAYAVHAARMAAPALQALAGFHAPPVR from the coding sequence GTGGCATACGCCGGTCCTCCGCAGCAGTCGTGGCCCGTTCGACCACCCTTTCAGCGCAAGGTTCGCGAGGTCGGGGCGCCGTTGGGGGTGCTCATTCTGCTCGGCATCATCGCCGGGCTCATCGTCATCGCACTGACCGCCCTGAACCCGGTCGGGGCGTCGATCGGGTTCGTATTGTCCGGGCTGGCCATCGCCGTGGTCGTCCTGGCGTATATCTGGCTGGACCGGTGGGAGCCGGAACCGACCCGCCTGCTGGTCTTCGCGTTTCTGTGGGGCGCATCGGTTGCGGTGGTCATGTCGGTGATCATCGGGCTGTTCCTGGACGCGCTGATCGCGGCGGAAGGCTCCGAGGAGTCCAGCTGGATTTCCATCGCCGTCGGCGCGCCGATCATCGAAGAGGCCGCCAAGGGGGCGTTCCTGCTGCTCATGATGACCGGACGGCGCCGCAACGAGCTCAATTCGCTGACCGACTGCCTGGTGTACGCCGGCCTTGTCGGCGCCGGTTTCGCCTGGCTGGAAGACATCCTCTACATCGCGGGCGGTGAATCGCTGGGCGACTCCCTGCTGACCGCCGCCATCCGGCTGATCATGGGCCCGTTCGCGCACTCGCTGTTCACCACGATGTTCGGCATCGGCGTGTGGTTCGCCCTGCAGAATCGCAATGCCATCGCCAAGGCCGGGTGCATCCTGCTCGGATATGTCGGGGCGGTCATCATGCACGGCCTGTGGAACGGATCGTCGGTGATCGGGCCGGAGACGTACTTCGCGGTCTACTTCTTCTGGATGGTGCCGGTCTTCGTGTTCGCGATCGTGCTCGGCGTTCGAAGCCGTCGCCGGGAGCAACGGATCGTCGCCGAGAAACTGCCGGGCATGGTGGCCGCCCGACTCGTCACCCCGAGCGAGGCGACATGGCTGAACTCGATCCGCAACCGCAAGCTGGCGATCGGTCACGTGACCCGCACCGCCGGAAAACCCGCAGGCAAAGCGGTCAAAGCCTTTGCCGCCCAGGTGGTGGCACTGGCGTTCGTCCGCGACCGCATCGATCGCGGGTTCGGCGACGAGCGGGTCTATGCGATGCAGACCGAAGAGGCCTATGCGGTGCACGCCGCCCGGATGGCCGCGCCCGCACTGCAGGCGCTCGCCGGATTTCACGCTCCGCCGGTGCGATAA
- the rpsA gene encoding 30S ribosomal protein S1: MPSPSVTSPQVAVNDIGSAEDFLAAIDKTIKYFNDGDIVEGTIVKVDRDEVLLDIGYKTEGVIPSRELSIKHDVDPNEVVSVGDEVEALVLTKEDKEGRLILSKKRAQYERAWGTIEELKEKDEAVKGTVIEVVKGGLILDIGLRGFLPASLVEMRRVRDLQPYIGKEIEAKIIELDKNRNNVVLSRRAWLEQTQSEVRSEFLNQLTKGAIRKGVVSSIVNFGAFVDLGGVDGLVHVSELSWKHIDHPSEVVNVGDEVTVEVLDVDMDRERVSLSLKATQEDPWRHFARTHAIGQIVPGKVTKLVPFGAFVRVEEGIEGLVHISELSERHVEVPDQVVQVGDDAMVKVIDIDLERRRISLSLKQANEDYTEEFDPSKYGMADSYDEQGNYIFPEGFDAETNEWLEGFEKQREEWESRYAEAERRHKMHTAQMEKFAAADEAAAAEAPRSANGSSSSGEPAAGGSLASDAQLAALREKLAGNA, from the coding sequence ATGCCAAGTCCCTCCGTCACCTCGCCGCAAGTAGCCGTCAACGACATCGGCTCGGCCGAGGACTTTCTCGCCGCCATCGACAAGACCATCAAATACTTCAACGATGGCGACATCGTCGAAGGGACCATCGTCAAGGTTGACCGTGACGAAGTCTTGCTCGACATCGGCTACAAGACCGAAGGCGTCATCCCTTCCCGTGAGCTCTCCATCAAGCACGACGTCGACCCCAACGAGGTCGTTTCCGTCGGCGATGAGGTCGAAGCTCTGGTCCTCACCAAGGAGGACAAGGAAGGCCGCCTGATCCTGTCCAAGAAGCGCGCTCAGTACGAGCGGGCCTGGGGCACCATCGAAGAGCTCAAGGAGAAGGACGAGGCCGTCAAGGGCACCGTCATCGAGGTCGTCAAGGGCGGCCTGATCCTCGACATCGGCCTGCGCGGCTTCCTGCCCGCGTCACTGGTGGAGATGCGTCGCGTCCGCGATCTGCAGCCGTACATCGGCAAGGAGATCGAGGCCAAGATCATCGAGCTCGACAAGAACCGCAACAACGTGGTGCTGAGCCGTCGCGCCTGGCTGGAGCAGACCCAGTCCGAGGTCCGCAGTGAGTTCCTGAACCAGCTCACCAAGGGCGCGATCCGCAAGGGCGTAGTGTCCTCGATCGTCAACTTCGGCGCGTTCGTCGATCTCGGCGGCGTCGACGGCCTGGTGCACGTGTCGGAGCTGTCCTGGAAGCACATCGACCACCCGTCCGAGGTCGTCAATGTCGGCGACGAGGTCACCGTCGAGGTGCTCGATGTGGATATGGACCGCGAGCGGGTTTCGCTGTCGCTCAAGGCGACGCAGGAAGACCCGTGGCGCCACTTCGCCCGCACCCACGCGATCGGTCAGATCGTGCCAGGCAAGGTCACCAAGCTGGTGCCGTTCGGTGCGTTCGTCCGCGTCGAGGAGGGCATCGAGGGTCTGGTGCACATCTCCGAGCTGTCCGAGCGCCACGTCGAGGTCCCGGACCAGGTGGTTCAGGTCGGCGACGACGCGATGGTCAAGGTCATCGACATCGACCTGGAGCGTCGCCGTATCTCGCTGAGCCTCAAGCAGGCCAACGAGGACTACACCGAGGAGTTCGACCCCTCGAAGTACGGCATGGCCGACAGCTACGACGAGCAGGGCAACTACATCTTCCCCGAGGGCTTCGATGCCGAGACCAACGAATGGCTCGAGGGCTTCGAGAAGCAGCGTGAGGAGTGGGAGTCGCGCTACGCCGAGGCGGAGCGCAGGCACAAGATGCACACCGCGCAGATGGAGAAGTTCGCCGCGGCCGACGAGGCGGCTGCCGCGGAGGCTCCGCGCTCGGCCAACGGCTCGTCGAGTTCCGGCGAGCCCGCGGCCGGTGGTTCACTTGCCAGCGACGCCCAGTTGGCGGCTCTTCGGGAGAAGCTCGCAGGCAACGCCTAG
- the coaE gene encoding dephospho-CoA kinase, with the protein MLRIGLSGGIGAGKSTVSSTFSDLGGIVVDGDVIAREVVEPGTEGLGKLVDAFGKDILHDSGPMAGSLNRPALAAIAFSDDEKRQTLNGIVHPLVAHRRSELIASAMEAEKNPVIVEDIPLLVESGMAPMFPLVVIVHADIETRVSRLVQHRGFSEEDARARIAAQATEEQRRAVADVWLDNSGSAGELVEQARALWYRRILPFAHNLDDGQPARPEPVLVPSDPSWPDQARRIAARLNTACGHRAVRIDHIGSTAVAGLDAKDIIDMQVTVPSLEVADELAEVLFAAGYVCRPITADVGKPDARSTVAQFDHSNDESLWHKRLHCSADPGRPTNVHIRVDGWPGQQFALLFVDWLRANPQVQADYLALKRRVAADAHPDTGAYADAKEPWFLDAYRRAWEWADTTGWRP; encoded by the coding sequence GTGCTACGCATTGGCCTGTCCGGCGGCATCGGCGCCGGAAAGTCGACCGTCTCCTCGACATTCAGTGACCTCGGCGGGATCGTCGTCGACGGCGACGTGATCGCCCGCGAAGTCGTCGAACCGGGAACCGAGGGGCTTGGCAAGCTGGTCGACGCGTTCGGCAAGGACATCCTGCACGACAGTGGACCCATGGCCGGCTCGCTGAACCGCCCGGCCCTGGCCGCGATCGCATTCAGCGACGACGAGAAGCGGCAGACCCTCAATGGAATCGTGCATCCGCTGGTTGCTCACCGCCGCTCGGAGTTGATCGCGAGCGCGATGGAGGCCGAAAAAAACCCAGTGATCGTCGAGGACATTCCGCTGCTCGTGGAATCCGGTATGGCGCCGATGTTTCCGTTGGTGGTGATCGTGCACGCCGACATCGAGACGCGAGTTTCGCGGCTGGTGCAGCACCGCGGCTTCAGCGAAGAGGACGCCCGGGCGCGGATCGCGGCGCAGGCCACCGAGGAGCAGCGCCGCGCCGTTGCCGATGTGTGGCTCGACAACTCAGGCAGCGCAGGAGAGTTGGTCGAGCAGGCGCGGGCGCTGTGGTACCGACGCATCCTGCCGTTTGCGCACAACCTGGACGACGGACAGCCAGCGCGTCCCGAGCCGGTGCTGGTGCCGAGCGACCCGTCGTGGCCCGACCAGGCGCGTCGGATAGCCGCGCGGCTCAACACCGCGTGCGGGCACCGGGCAGTGCGTATCGACCACATCGGGTCGACGGCCGTCGCCGGGCTGGACGCCAAGGACATCATCGACATGCAGGTGACGGTTCCCTCTCTCGAGGTGGCCGACGAACTCGCCGAAGTACTGTTCGCAGCGGGATACGTGTGCCGGCCGATCACCGCCGACGTCGGCAAACCCGATGCTCGCAGCACGGTGGCACAGTTCGATCACTCCAACGATGAATCGTTGTGGCACAAGCGCCTTCACTGCTCAGCCGATCCAGGCCGGCCGACCAATGTCCATATCCGGGTCGACGGCTGGCCGGGGCAGCAGTTCGCGTTGTTGTTCGTCGACTGGCTGCGGGCCAACCCACAGGTGCAGGCCGACTACCTCGCGCTCAAACGGCGGGTGGCCGCGGATGCGCATCCCGACACCGGTGCATACGCCGACGCCAAGGAGCCGTGGTTTCTCGACGCCTACCGGCGCGCCTGGGAGTGGGCGGACACCACCGGTTGGCGGCCGTAG
- a CDS encoding DUF402 domain-containing protein, which translates to MHPPKHETFDLAVRTNTDPKGIVRAVDTYTVEPWGLYMARPTPGRAQFHYLESWLLPSLGLRVTVFHFNPGHEREQDFYLDVGRYTTGETVWQAEDHYLDLVVRTGIGVDLADVDELLTAVRHRLLSPETAEQAVHTAVSTIEGLSRNDYDLDRLLAGHGITLTWRDGP; encoded by the coding sequence ATCCACCCTCCCAAACACGAGACGTTCGACCTGGCGGTCCGCACCAACACCGATCCGAAGGGCATCGTGCGGGCCGTGGACACCTACACCGTCGAGCCATGGGGTCTGTACATGGCCCGGCCCACCCCTGGCCGCGCCCAGTTCCACTACCTGGAGTCGTGGCTGCTGCCGTCGCTGGGACTTCGGGTCACCGTGTTTCATTTCAACCCGGGCCATGAACGCGAGCAGGACTTCTACCTCGACGTCGGCCGCTACACCACCGGCGAGACGGTGTGGCAGGCCGAGGATCACTACCTCGATCTGGTGGTCCGCACCGGCATCGGGGTGGATCTCGCGGACGTCGACGAGCTGCTCACCGCGGTCCGACACCGCCTGCTGTCGCCCGAAACCGCTGAACAGGCGGTACACACGGCGGTATCGACCATCGAGGGCCTCTCGCGCAACGACTACGACCTCGACCGCCTGCTCGCCGGGCACGGCATAACTCTGACCTGGCGGGATGGGCCGTAA
- the uvrB gene encoding excinuclease ABC subunit UvrB encodes MAFATEHPVLAHSEYRPVDAIVRTGGRFEVVSEHQPAGDQPTAIQELERRISAGERDVVLLGATGTGKSATTAWLIERLQRPTLVMAPNKTLAAQLANELREMLPHNAVEYFVSYYDYYQPEAYIAQTDTYIEKDSSINDDVERLRHSATSSLLSRRDVVVVASVSCIYGLGTPQSYLDRSVELQVGQEVPRDALLRLLVDVQYTRNDMSFTRGSFRVRGDTVEIIPSYEELAVRIEFFGDEIEALYYMHPLTGDVVRQVDSLRVFPATHYVAGPERMAHAISTIEQELEERLAELEGQGKLLEAQRLRMRTNYDVEMMRQVGFCSGIENYSRHIDARPAGSAPATLLDYFPEDFLLVIDESHVTVPQIGGMYEGDMSRKRNLVDFGFRLPSAVDNRPLTWEEFADRIGQTVYLSATPGPYELSQSGGEFVEQVIRPTGLVDPQVVLKPTKGQIDDLIGEIRKRTERDERVLVTTLTKKMAEDLTDYLLEMGIRVRYLHSEVDTLRRVELLRQLRLGDYDVLVGINLLREGLDLPEVSLVSILDADKEGFLRSTRSLIQTIGRAARNVSGEVHMYADKITDSMKEAIDETDRRRAKQIAYNEEHGIDPKPLRKKIADILDQVYREADDVEVGGSGRNASRGRRAQGEPGRAVSAGIIEGRDTTNMPRAELADLIRDLTEQMMTAARDLQFELAARIRDEIHDLKKELRGMDAAGLK; translated from the coding sequence ATGGCTTTCGCGACTGAACACCCCGTGCTGGCGCACTCGGAGTACCGGCCTGTCGACGCCATCGTGCGTACCGGCGGCCGGTTCGAGGTGGTCAGCGAGCACCAGCCCGCGGGCGATCAGCCGACCGCGATCCAGGAGCTCGAGCGCCGGATCAGCGCAGGGGAGCGCGACGTCGTGCTGCTCGGCGCCACAGGTACCGGTAAGTCGGCCACCACGGCATGGCTGATCGAGCGCCTGCAGCGGCCGACGCTGGTGATGGCGCCGAACAAGACACTGGCCGCACAGCTCGCGAACGAGCTGCGGGAGATGTTGCCGCACAACGCTGTTGAGTACTTCGTGTCGTATTACGACTACTACCAGCCTGAGGCATACATCGCGCAGACGGACACCTATATCGAGAAGGACAGCTCGATCAACGACGACGTGGAGCGGCTGCGCCACTCGGCGACGTCGAGCCTGCTGTCGCGTCGCGATGTGGTCGTGGTCGCCTCGGTCTCGTGCATCTACGGTCTGGGCACACCGCAGTCCTACCTGGACCGGTCGGTGGAACTGCAGGTCGGCCAGGAGGTTCCGCGCGATGCGTTGTTGCGGCTACTGGTGGACGTGCAGTACACGCGAAATGACATGTCGTTCACCCGCGGCTCGTTCCGGGTCAGGGGCGACACGGTCGAGATCATCCCGTCGTATGAGGAACTGGCGGTGCGCATCGAGTTCTTCGGCGACGAGATCGAGGCGCTGTACTACATGCACCCGCTGACCGGCGACGTGGTGCGCCAGGTCGACTCGCTGCGCGTCTTCCCGGCGACGCACTACGTCGCCGGCCCGGAGCGGATGGCGCACGCCATTTCGACCATCGAGCAGGAACTCGAGGAGCGGCTGGCCGAACTGGAAGGCCAGGGCAAGCTTCTCGAGGCCCAGCGGCTGCGGATGAGAACGAACTACGACGTCGAGATGATGCGGCAGGTCGGGTTCTGCTCGGGCATCGAGAACTACTCGCGCCACATCGACGCGCGCCCGGCGGGTTCGGCACCGGCGACGCTGCTGGACTACTTTCCCGAGGACTTCCTGCTGGTCATCGACGAGTCGCACGTCACCGTGCCCCAGATCGGTGGCATGTACGAAGGCGATATGTCCCGCAAGCGCAACCTTGTCGACTTCGGCTTCCGGTTGCCGTCGGCGGTCGACAACAGGCCGCTGACGTGGGAGGAGTTCGCGGACCGGATCGGTCAGACGGTGTACCTGTCGGCGACCCCCGGCCCGTACGAGCTCAGCCAGTCCGGTGGTGAGTTCGTCGAACAGGTGATCCGCCCGACCGGGCTCGTCGATCCCCAGGTGGTTCTGAAACCGACGAAGGGTCAGATCGACGATCTGATCGGCGAGATCCGCAAGCGCACCGAACGTGACGAGCGGGTGCTCGTCACCACGCTGACCAAAAAGATGGCCGAGGACCTCACCGACTATCTGCTCGAGATGGGCATCCGGGTGCGCTACCTGCATTCCGAGGTGGACACGCTGCGCCGCGTCGAGCTGTTGCGCCAGCTCCGGCTTGGTGACTACGACGTGCTCGTGGGTATCAACCTGTTGCGAGAGGGCCTCGACCTGCCGGAGGTGTCGTTGGTGTCGATCCTCGACGCCGACAAGGAGGGCTTCCTGCGGTCGACCCGCAGCCTGATCCAGACCATCGGCCGCGCCGCTCGCAACGTGTCGGGCGAGGTGCACATGTACGCCGACAAGATCACCGACTCGATGAAGGAAGCCATCGACGAAACGGATCGACGCCGGGCCAAGCAGATCGCGTACAACGAAGAACACGGCATCGACCCGAAACCGTTGCGCAAGAAGATCGCCGACATCCTCGACCAGGTGTATCGCGAGGCCGACGACGTCGAGGTCGGCGGCTCGGGCCGGAACGCATCGCGCGGCCGTCGCGCACAAGGGGAGCCGGGTCGTGCCGTCAGCGCCGGCATCATCGAGGGTCGCGACACCACGAATATGCCGCGCGCCGAGCTGGCCGATCTGATCAGGGACCTGACCGAGCAGATGATGACCGCCGCACGCGATCTGCAGTTCGAGTTGGCAGCGCGAATCCGCGACGAGATCCACGACCTCAAGAAGGAATTGCGCGGTATGGATGCGGCGGGTTTGAAGTAG
- a CDS encoding MFS transporter: protein MSGVTVTAKTASGGWRELLGPKFLGASTVLAGGVALYATNEFLTISLLPSTVADIGGQRLYVWVTTVYLVASVVAATTVSSVLARVGPRWAYLWGLAVFALGSLLCSLAPTMELLLVGRVVQGSAGGLLAGLGYAVINSTLPPSLWTKASALVSAMWGVGTLIGPAAGGLFAQYGSWRWAFGVLVVLSVAISVLVPFALPARTGVPPARDPIPVWSLLLLGTAALSISVAGVPRNMAWTVALVALGAGLVGVFLVVDRRTSAAVLPPTAFRPGPLKWIYLTLGMLMAATMVDLYVPFFGQRLAHLAPVAAGFLGVALAVGWTMSEIVSASVSRTKTVVRIVAVAPLVMAVGLALAAASQFEDASGWLIAVWVAALTLAGVGVGMAWPHLSAWAMGSVDDSSEGGRAAAAINTVQLIFGAFGAGLAGIVVNATDRGDATAARWMFATFAVLAVVGVVASMRSGSGVTGRAATAAE from the coding sequence GTGAGCGGCGTGACCGTTACCGCAAAGACTGCCTCCGGCGGTTGGCGTGAGTTGTTGGGCCCGAAATTCCTCGGGGCCTCGACGGTGTTGGCCGGCGGCGTTGCGCTGTACGCCACCAACGAGTTCCTGACCATCAGCCTGCTGCCGAGCACGGTCGCCGACATCGGAGGCCAGCGGCTCTACGTCTGGGTCACGACGGTATACCTCGTCGCGTCGGTGGTGGCGGCGACCACCGTCAGCTCCGTGCTGGCGCGGGTGGGGCCCCGGTGGGCGTACTTATGGGGCCTTGCTGTGTTCGCGCTGGGCAGCCTGTTGTGCTCACTGGCGCCGACCATGGAGCTGCTGCTGGTCGGCCGTGTCGTCCAGGGCTCGGCGGGCGGACTACTCGCAGGGCTTGGCTATGCGGTGATCAATTCGACGCTGCCCCCGTCTTTGTGGACCAAGGCGTCGGCCCTCGTTTCGGCGATGTGGGGCGTCGGGACCTTGATCGGTCCCGCGGCCGGCGGCCTGTTCGCGCAATACGGCTCCTGGCGTTGGGCATTCGGCGTGCTGGTTGTGTTGTCGGTGGCCATCTCGGTGCTCGTACCGTTCGCATTGCCCGCTCGGACCGGCGTTCCTCCTGCACGTGACCCGATTCCGGTGTGGTCACTGCTGCTGCTCGGTACGGCGGCGTTGTCAATCAGCGTCGCAGGTGTCCCGCGCAACATGGCGTGGACCGTCGCTCTAGTGGCCTTGGGCGCAGGTCTGGTCGGCGTGTTCCTGGTCGTCGATCGCCGTACGAGCGCGGCGGTGCTGCCGCCCACGGCTTTCCGGCCCGGCCCGCTGAAGTGGATCTATCTCACCCTCGGCATGCTGATGGCCGCGACGATGGTCGATCTATATGTGCCGTTCTTCGGCCAGCGGCTGGCGCATCTGGCACCCGTGGCGGCGGGCTTCCTCGGGGTGGCGCTGGCGGTCGGGTGGACGATGAGCGAGATCGTCAGCGCATCGGTGTCCAGAACGAAGACGGTCGTCCGCATCGTGGCCGTCGCGCCACTGGTGATGGCCGTGGGCCTGGCGCTGGCGGCGGCGAGTCAGTTCGAGGACGCTTCAGGCTGGCTGATCGCGGTGTGGGTGGCCGCGCTGACGCTGGCGGGCGTTGGGGTTGGCATGGCGTGGCCACACCTGTCGGCGTGGGCGATGGGCTCGGTCGACGATTCGAGCGAGGGTGGCCGTGCGGCGGCGGCGATCAACACGGTGCAGCTGATCTTCGGGGCTTTCGGAGCCGGACTGGCGGGCATCGTGGTCAACGCCACCGATCGTGGGGATGCGACAGCGGCGAGGTGGATGTTCGCAACGTTCGCAGTGCTGGCCGTCGTCGGTGTCGTCGCGTCGATGAGAAGTGGTAGCGGCGTCACAGGACGGGCAGCAACCGCCGCAGAATAG
- a CDS encoding 5'-methylthioadenosine/adenosylhomocysteine nucleosidase, with product MTIGLICAIPQELEALRSDLVEAHSEARAHARFVTGVLDGYDVVLAGSGMGKVNAAIVTTLLADRFGCRTIVFSGVAGGLDPELSIGDVVVADRIIQHDAGVLENEKIRTYQPGHAPIINETDRLGYPVDPGLLTRVRERLDGFEVPGHVVYGTVLTGDQYLNCDSTRAWLLAELGGQAIEMEGGAVAQVCEAFNIPWLVVRALSDLAGGNALFDFTAFVEQASATSATILRRLLPVL from the coding sequence ATGACCATCGGACTCATCTGCGCCATCCCGCAGGAACTCGAGGCGCTGCGTAGCGATCTGGTGGAAGCCCACTCCGAAGCGAGGGCACACGCGCGATTCGTCACCGGTGTGCTGGACGGGTACGACGTCGTGTTGGCGGGCTCCGGGATGGGAAAGGTCAACGCCGCGATCGTCACGACCCTGTTGGCCGACCGGTTCGGTTGCCGCACAATCGTTTTCTCCGGTGTGGCAGGAGGGCTCGACCCGGAGCTGTCGATCGGTGACGTCGTCGTGGCCGACCGCATCATCCAGCACGACGCCGGTGTCCTCGAGAACGAGAAGATCCGGACGTATCAACCGGGCCACGCGCCGATCATCAACGAAACCGATCGACTCGGTTATCCCGTCGATCCAGGACTGCTCACCAGGGTGCGAGAACGGCTCGACGGCTTCGAAGTCCCTGGCCACGTCGTCTACGGCACCGTTCTCACCGGCGATCAGTATCTGAACTGCGACAGCACCAGGGCCTGGTTGCTCGCCGAGCTGGGCGGTCAGGCGATCGAGATGGAGGGCGGCGCGGTCGCACAGGTCTGTGAAGCGTTCAACATTCCCTGGCTGGTCGTCCGCGCTCTGTCCGACCTCGCCGGCGGAAACGCGCTGTTCGACTTCACCGCATTCGTCGAGCAGGCATCGGCGACGTCGGCCACTATTCTGCGGCGGTTGCTGCCCGTCCTGTGA
- a CDS encoding MgtC/SapB family protein, whose translation MDVWLAADPPFFGGPGQGTRQIAELFVAFGLTALIGLERELQGKSAGVRTQTIVGTASALILLVSKYGFSDVLQDGLVMVDPSRVAAQIVSGIGFLGAGIIIFRRGSVHGLTTAAAVWESAAIGMAAGSGLLLLAVTVTAMHFLVVVGFLPLARWLTSRLSGSVTMHVSYEEGKGVMSRLLQACERRQWQLTDLAADTAELTAAAGHAGVLMTLSGRGIVNAPMVLAGIDGVLGIHQYDDDPD comes from the coding sequence ATGGACGTCTGGCTCGCCGCTGATCCACCGTTTTTCGGCGGTCCCGGACAAGGCACCCGCCAGATCGCCGAATTGTTCGTGGCCTTCGGGCTCACGGCCCTGATCGGCCTCGAACGCGAACTACAGGGCAAGAGCGCGGGCGTGCGCACCCAGACGATCGTCGGCACGGCCTCGGCGTTGATCCTCCTGGTCAGCAAGTACGGCTTCAGCGATGTTCTGCAGGACGGGCTCGTCATGGTCGACCCGTCCCGTGTCGCCGCCCAGATCGTCTCGGGCATAGGCTTTCTCGGCGCCGGCATCATCATCTTTCGGCGCGGCTCGGTACACGGACTGACCACCGCGGCAGCAGTCTGGGAGTCAGCGGCCATCGGTATGGCGGCAGGCTCCGGTCTACTACTGCTTGCCGTCACGGTGACGGCGATGCACTTCCTTGTCGTCGTGGGCTTCCTACCCCTCGCGCGCTGGCTCACCTCCCGGCTGAGCGGGTCGGTGACCATGCACGTCAGCTATGAGGAGGGCAAGGGCGTGATGAGTCGCCTGCTGCAGGCGTGCGAGCGACGGCAATGGCAGCTCACCGACCTCGCGGCCGACACCGCGGAACTCACGGCTGCGGCGGGACACGCGGGGGTGTTGATGACGCTGTCGGGCAGAGGGATCGTGAACGCGCCGATGGTGCTGGCCGGGATCGACGGTGTCCTCGGAATCCACCAGTACGACGACGACCCCGACTGA
- a CDS encoding type II toxin-antitoxin system Rv0910 family toxin, which produces MAKLELSRDLSMSPEHAWEHVSDLSSLGDWLSMHEGWRSELPSELEVGTEIVGVAGAKGMRNRVKWTIREYDPPRLIGITGHGVGGTKYALKMTVKPTKQGCSFTMKMELGGAPLFGPIGMAAVRAVKGDLDKSIRTFETLYG; this is translated from the coding sequence GTGGCCAAGCTGGAGTTGTCTCGTGATCTGTCGATGAGCCCCGAACACGCGTGGGAACACGTATCGGACCTGTCCTCGCTGGGGGACTGGCTCTCTATGCACGAGGGTTGGCGTAGCGAGCTGCCTTCGGAGCTCGAGGTGGGGACAGAGATCGTCGGTGTGGCTGGTGCGAAGGGGATGCGCAACCGCGTCAAGTGGACGATCCGCGAATACGATCCGCCGCGGCTGATCGGCATCACCGGACATGGCGTCGGCGGCACCAAGTACGCACTGAAGATGACGGTGAAGCCGACGAAACAGGGATGTTCGTTCACGATGAAGATGGAACTGGGTGGCGCTCCGCTGTTCGGGCCGATTGGGATGGCCGCGGTACGGGCCGTCAAGGGCGACCTCGACAAGTCGATCCGGACGTTCGAAACACTGTACGGCTGA